A genomic region of Clarias gariepinus isolate MV-2021 ecotype Netherlands chromosome 23, CGAR_prim_01v2, whole genome shotgun sequence contains the following coding sequences:
- the gls2b gene encoding glutaminase 2b isoform X1, with protein sequence MTYYLRTFGQINMKTVEFLMENVSKNGALSLYNNTIRQRRCFSNSSLQLYFNRATSDHTGHLLPEGGKPGEVLFSGLEDLLFHTIADGQDRIPISHFFNAVKSTGLLTSDPRLRDCMDKLRRAVRESNGDVMMDHKLFRRCVAGNIVLLSQAFRKKFIIPEFEAFVGIINQIYSRAKQQHEGLVADYIPQLAKFCPNLWGISLCTVDGQRHSVGDTKVPFCLQSCVKPLEYAIAVHEHGTEHVHHFVGKEPSGLKFNMLSLDDDDKPHNPMVNAGAIVISSLIKPGANKAEKFDYVMDFVKKMAGKEYVGFSNATFQSEKETGDRNFAIGYYLKEKKCFPAGADMIDALDFYFQLCSIEVTCESGSVMAATLANGGICPITGERVLSSEAVRNTLSLMHSCGMYDYSGHFAFHVGLPAKSGVSGAVLLVVPNVMGVMCWSPPLDRLGNSVRGIRFCQELVTHFNFHNYDNLRHFVKKQDPRRRSGDERNKSVVNLMFAAHSGDVSALRRFALSNVDLDQKDYDRRTALHVAAAEGHVEVVQFLTQTCKVNPFVKDRWGNIPLDDALQSGHDSVVKILQDYQRACEVFTEKDSQKRDSAAWQ encoded by the exons ATGACATACTATTTGAGAACCTTTGGGCAGATTAATATGAAAACGGTGGAGTTTCTAATGGAAAATGTATCCAAAAATGGCGCACTCAGCTTGTACAACAATACCATACGTCAAAGGCGGTGTTTCAGTAACAGTTCTTTACAGCTTTATTTCAACAGGGCAACGTCTGATCATACCGGACACCTATTACCAGAGGG AGGTAAGCCAGGTGAAGTTCTCTTCTCAGGACTGGAGGATTTGCTGTTCCACACCATAGCAGATGGGCAGGACAGGATCCCAATCTCTCATTTCTTCAAT GCGGTTAAAAGCACAGGTCTGCTTACGTCTGACCCCCGTCTGCGGGACTGCATGGACAAACTGCGGCGAGCCGTGCGCGAATCTAATGGTGATGTCATGATGGATCACAAACTGTttcgcag GTGTGTAGCTGGAAACATCGTTCTGCTCTCCCAAGCTTTCAGGAAGAAATTTATAATTCCAGAGTTTGAGGCATTTGTTGGAATCATAAATCAGATTTATAGCAGAGCTAAACAGCAGCATGAAGGTCTG GTAGCTGACTACATTCCACAACTTGCCAAGTTCTGTCCCAATCTTTggggaatttcactgtgcacaGTGGATGGTCAGAG GCACTCAGTAGGTGACACCAAGGTGCCATTTTGCCTGCAGTCATGTGTGAAGCCTTTGGAGTACGCCATTGCTGTACACGAGCATGGAACTGAACATGTGCATCATTTTGTAGGGAAAGAGCCCAGTGGACTGAAGTTCAACATGCTCTCCCTTGATGACGATG aTAAACCTCACAATCCCATGGTTAATGCCGGAGCAATTGTCATCAGCTCTCTTATCAAG CCTGGTGCCAACAAAGCAGAGAAATTTGACTAT GTGATGGACTTTGTGAAGAAAATGGCAGGCAAGGAATATGTAGGCTTCAGTAATGCTAC GTTTCAATCAGAAAAGGAGACAGGGGACAGAAACTTTGCAATAGGCTACTACCTGAAAGAGAAGAAG TGTTTTCCTGCTGGGGCAGATATGATTGATGCTTTGGACTTTTACTTCCAG CTGTGTTCTATCGAGGTGACATGCGAGTCAGGCAGTGTGATGGCAGCCACGCTCGCCAATGGAGGAATCTGCCCCATCACAGGGGAGAGAGTCCTGAGCTCTGAAGCTGTGAGGAACACACTTAGCCTCATGCATTCGTGCGGCATGTATGACTACTCGGGCCACTTCGCATTTCAT GTTGGATTGCCTGCCAAGTCGGGGGTGTCAGGAGCTGTGCTGTTAGTGGTGCCCAATGTGATGGGGGTCATGTGCTGGTCACCACCATTGGACAGGCTGGGGAACAGTGTAAGAGGCATCCGCTTCTGTCAG GAACTGGTGACCCATTTCAACTTCCATAATTACGACAATCTGAGACACTTTGTTAAGAAACAGGATCCACGTCGACGGTCTGGTGATGAAAGG AACAAGTCTGTGGTGAACCTGATGTTTGCAGCTCACAGTGGAGATGTTTCAGCCCTCAGGAG gtTTGCACTGTCAAATGTAGATTTAGACCAGAAGGACTATGACCGTCGTACAGCGCTTCATGTTGCAGCAGCAGAAG gtcATGTAGAGGTTGTGCAGTTTTTAACACAAACATGCAAAGTGAACCCCTTCGTGAAGGACAG GTGGGGAAACATTCCACTGGATGACGCTCTGCAGTCCGGTCATGACAGCGTCGTAAAGATTCTGCAGGATTACCAGAGGGCCTGTGAGGTTTTCACAGAAAAAGACTCACAAAAACGTGACTCTGCTGCATGGCAGTGA
- the gls2b gene encoding glutaminase 2b isoform X2, with product MTYYLRTFGQINMKTVEFLMENVSKNGALSLYNNTIRQRRCFSNSSLQLYFNRATSDHTGHLLPEGGKPGEVLFSGLEDLLFHTIADGQDRIPISHFFNAVKSTGLLTSDPRLRDCMDKLRRAVRESNGDVMMDHKLFRRCVAGNIVLLSQAFRKKFIIPEFEAFVGIINQIYSRAKQQHEGLLTTFHNLPSSVPIFGEFHCAQWMVRGKEPSGLKFNMLSLDDDDKPHNPMVNAGAIVISSLIKPGANKAEKFDYVMDFVKKMAGKEYVGFSNATFQSEKETGDRNFAIGYYLKEKKCFPAGADMIDALDFYFQLCSIEVTCESGSVMAATLANGGICPITGERVLSSEAVRNTLSLMHSCGMYDYSGHFAFHVGLPAKSGVSGAVLLVVPNVMGVMCWSPPLDRLGNSVRGIRFCQELVTHFNFHNYDNLRHFVKKQDPRRRSGDERNKSVVNLMFAAHSGDVSALRRFALSNVDLDQKDYDRRTALHVAAAEGHVEVVQFLTQTCKVNPFVKDRWGNIPLDDALQSGHDSVVKILQDYQRACEVFTEKDSQKRDSAAWQ from the exons ATGACATACTATTTGAGAACCTTTGGGCAGATTAATATGAAAACGGTGGAGTTTCTAATGGAAAATGTATCCAAAAATGGCGCACTCAGCTTGTACAACAATACCATACGTCAAAGGCGGTGTTTCAGTAACAGTTCTTTACAGCTTTATTTCAACAGGGCAACGTCTGATCATACCGGACACCTATTACCAGAGGG AGGTAAGCCAGGTGAAGTTCTCTTCTCAGGACTGGAGGATTTGCTGTTCCACACCATAGCAGATGGGCAGGACAGGATCCCAATCTCTCATTTCTTCAAT GCGGTTAAAAGCACAGGTCTGCTTACGTCTGACCCCCGTCTGCGGGACTGCATGGACAAACTGCGGCGAGCCGTGCGCGAATCTAATGGTGATGTCATGATGGATCACAAACTGTttcgcag GTGTGTAGCTGGAAACATCGTTCTGCTCTCCCAAGCTTTCAGGAAGAAATTTATAATTCCAGAGTTTGAGGCATTTGTTGGAATCATAAATCAGATTTATAGCAGAGCTAAACAGCAGCATGAAGGTCTG CTGACTACATTCCACAACTTGCCAAGTTCTGTCCCAATCTTTggggaatttcactgtgcacaGTGGATGGTCAGAG GGAAAGAGCCCAGTGGACTGAAGTTCAACATGCTCTCCCTTGATGACGATG aTAAACCTCACAATCCCATGGTTAATGCCGGAGCAATTGTCATCAGCTCTCTTATCAAG CCTGGTGCCAACAAAGCAGAGAAATTTGACTAT GTGATGGACTTTGTGAAGAAAATGGCAGGCAAGGAATATGTAGGCTTCAGTAATGCTAC GTTTCAATCAGAAAAGGAGACAGGGGACAGAAACTTTGCAATAGGCTACTACCTGAAAGAGAAGAAG TGTTTTCCTGCTGGGGCAGATATGATTGATGCTTTGGACTTTTACTTCCAG CTGTGTTCTATCGAGGTGACATGCGAGTCAGGCAGTGTGATGGCAGCCACGCTCGCCAATGGAGGAATCTGCCCCATCACAGGGGAGAGAGTCCTGAGCTCTGAAGCTGTGAGGAACACACTTAGCCTCATGCATTCGTGCGGCATGTATGACTACTCGGGCCACTTCGCATTTCAT GTTGGATTGCCTGCCAAGTCGGGGGTGTCAGGAGCTGTGCTGTTAGTGGTGCCCAATGTGATGGGGGTCATGTGCTGGTCACCACCATTGGACAGGCTGGGGAACAGTGTAAGAGGCATCCGCTTCTGTCAG GAACTGGTGACCCATTTCAACTTCCATAATTACGACAATCTGAGACACTTTGTTAAGAAACAGGATCCACGTCGACGGTCTGGTGATGAAAGG AACAAGTCTGTGGTGAACCTGATGTTTGCAGCTCACAGTGGAGATGTTTCAGCCCTCAGGAG gtTTGCACTGTCAAATGTAGATTTAGACCAGAAGGACTATGACCGTCGTACAGCGCTTCATGTTGCAGCAGCAGAAG gtcATGTAGAGGTTGTGCAGTTTTTAACACAAACATGCAAAGTGAACCCCTTCGTGAAGGACAG GTGGGGAAACATTCCACTGGATGACGCTCTGCAGTCCGGTCATGACAGCGTCGTAAAGATTCTGCAGGATTACCAGAGGGCCTGTGAGGTTTTCACAGAAAAAGACTCACAAAAACGTGACTCTGCTGCATGGCAGTGA
- the rdh5 gene encoding retinol dehydrogenase 5 produces MDMELIFEYIGKDHLVLYAVGSFVLLWALIWLYCDSLEIDKIKEKYVFVTGCDSGFGNLLCKQLDKRGFRVLAGCLTEKGADDLKRVTGPYLKSCILDVTSTVSIQNAVKWTEKEVGDRGLWGIVNNAGCSLPMGPSLWMQIEDFQSTLRVNMTGVIETTMNFLPLVKKARGRIVNVASVLGRVAANGGGYCISKFAVECFSDCLRRDIQHFGVKVCIIEPGFFKTQVTSLEPLEQELHRLWNKLTPDMKESYGEKYLDNYVKVQRLIMNAICDADLSKVTNCMEHALYAAHPRTRYSAGWDAKLLWIPLSYMPACVVDIALRLVLPRPAKSVL; encoded by the exons ATGGACATGGAGCTAATATTTGAATATATCGG TAAGGATCACCTGGTTCTGTATGCTGTCGGTAGCTTTGTGCTGTTGTGGGCTTTGATATGGCTGTACTGTGACAGCCTGGAAATCGACAAAATCAAAGAGAAGTATGTGTTCGTCACAGGGTGTGATTCAGGTTTTGGAAACCTGCTTTGTAAACAACTGGACAAACGTGGTTTCCGTGTGTTGGCCGGTTGCTTGACAGAAAAAGGTGCAGATGATCTGAAGAGAGTGACGGGACCTTATCTGAAGAGCTGTATACTGGATGTTACTAGCACAGTTAGCATTCAGAATGCAGTGAAATGGACAGAGAAGGAGGTTGGAGACAGAG GATTGTGGGGAATCGTGAACAATGCAGGATGCTCATTGCCCATGGGTCCTTCGTTGTGGATGCAGATTGAGGATTTCCAGAGCACTTTAAGGGTCAACATGACTGGTGTGATCGAGACAACCATGAACTTTCTGCCACTTGTCAAGAAAGCCCGGGGTCGAATTGTTAACGTGGCTTCAGTTCTGGGCAGGGTGGCAGCGAACGGGGGTGGATACTGCATTTCCAAGTTTGCAGTGGAATGCTTTTCAGATTGCCTCAG GAGGGACATTCAACATTTTGGAGTCAAAGTGTGTATAATAGAACCTGGGTTCTTTAAGACCCAAGTGACAAGCCTAGAACCACTCGAACAGGAactgcatcgtctgtggaacaaACTGACGCCTGACATGAAAGAAAGTTATGGAGAAAAATATCTGGATAACT ACGTCAAGGTACAGAGGTTGATTATGAACGCTATTTGTGATGCTGATTTGAGTAAAGTGACCAACTGCATGGAGCACGCTCTGTATGCTGCTCACCCAAGAACCCGGTACAGTGCTGGCTGGGATGCAAAACTCCTCTGGATCCCTCTCTCATACATGCCCGCTTGTGTTGTCGACATTGCACTAAGATTGGTGTTACCACGGCCTGCCAAGAGTGTTTTATAG